A single genomic interval of Romboutsia ilealis harbors:
- a CDS encoding ATP-dependent Clp protease ATP-binding subunit → MYFSRFTQKSKRVIELSLECAREFGHNRVDSEHLLLGLSKEGEGVAARVLLKLGMTPKYIEGKIIEKKGIIPIAPIDLVLSSRNEEILEISGIFADKFKSEYIETEHILLGILQQGEGVAVDILKEASIDEKTIVELIIDTVGLDRITANKESKPHYPTKTQVSSKILDKYGKNLTLIASQNKIDPVIGREKEIERAIQILSRRTKNNPVFIGDPGVGKTSVAEGLAANIASGDVPDNLVGKVLYTLDMGSMLAGAKYRGEFEERIKQVVDEVVKNGNIILFIDELHTIIGAGSTGESTIDASNILKPALSRGDIQIIGATTIDEYRKHIEKDSALERRFQPILITEPTKEETIKILEGLREKYESHHNVKITDEAIVAAVDLSIRYITDRFLPDKAIDLIDESASRVRLREINLQKSLLSQEKYILSKEINNELNKDNINLDTSMESSQDIANIEVSKKSYIGVVTKEIIAEVVELWTGVPVNQIVEEEAERLLNLEEILHGRVVGQDQAVKSISRAIRRSRAGLKDPKRPIGSFLFLGPTGVGKTELCKALAEVQFGDENQIIRIDMSEYMEKHAVSKLIGSPPGYVGYNEGGQLTEKVRRNPYSVVLFDEIEKAHEDVFNILLQILDDGRLTDSKGRMVDFKNTILIMTSNVGATKINKNKVLGFGANNDKDEEMKNQYDKMKDSIMGELKQKFKPEFLNRIDDIIVFHPLKENHIYEIVKLMTREVIQRLKSLNIDLEISEEAVKLIAQEGLDLEYGARPLKRAIQKELEDTLSEAILKGDVKKGSNVVAEIEGNKIVYKCKVL, encoded by the coding sequence ATGTATTTTAGTAGATTTACACAGAAGTCTAAAAGAGTTATAGAGCTAAGTTTAGAATGTGCTAGGGAATTTGGTCATAATAGAGTTGATAGTGAACATTTATTATTGGGTTTATCAAAAGAAGGAGAAGGCGTAGCAGCTAGGGTATTGCTAAAATTAGGCATGACACCAAAGTATATAGAAGGGAAAATAATAGAGAAAAAGGGGATTATACCTATAGCGCCGATAGATTTAGTATTAAGTTCTAGAAATGAAGAGATATTAGAAATCTCAGGTATATTTGCAGATAAATTTAAATCTGAGTATATAGAGACTGAACATATTTTACTAGGTATACTTCAACAAGGAGAAGGTGTAGCTGTTGATATATTAAAAGAAGCATCTATAGATGAAAAAACTATAGTTGAATTAATTATTGACACTGTTGGATTAGATAGAATTACAGCAAATAAAGAGAGTAAGCCTCATTATCCAACTAAAACGCAAGTATCTTCAAAGATATTAGATAAGTATGGAAAAAACTTAACCTTAATAGCAAGTCAAAATAAAATTGACCCGGTAATAGGAAGAGAAAAAGAGATAGAGAGAGCTATACAAATATTAAGTAGAAGAACTAAAAATAATCCAGTATTTATTGGAGATCCAGGCGTTGGAAAAACATCTGTTGCTGAAGGGTTAGCTGCAAATATTGCAAGCGGAGATGTTCCAGATAACCTTGTTGGGAAGGTTTTGTATACTTTAGATATGGGCTCTATGTTAGCAGGAGCTAAGTATAGAGGTGAATTTGAAGAAAGAATAAAGCAAGTTGTAGATGAAGTAGTTAAGAATGGAAATATAATTTTATTTATAGATGAATTACACACAATAATAGGTGCAGGTTCGACTGGAGAAAGTACAATAGATGCATCTAATATATTAAAACCAGCATTATCAAGAGGAGATATACAAATTATAGGGGCCACAACAATAGATGAGTATAGAAAGCATATAGAAAAAGATTCTGCTTTAGAGAGAAGATTTCAACCCATTTTAATAACAGAACCGACAAAGGAAGAAACTATAAAGATACTAGAAGGATTGAGAGAAAAATATGAATCTCATCATAATGTAAAAATAACAGATGAAGCCATAGTAGCAGCAGTAGATTTATCTATAAGATATATAACTGATAGATTTTTACCAGATAAAGCAATAGATTTAATTGATGAATCAGCATCTAGAGTAAGATTAAGAGAGATTAATTTACAAAAAAGCTTATTAAGTCAAGAGAAATATATTTTAAGTAAAGAAATAAATAATGAGTTAAATAAAGATAATATAAACTTGGATACAAGTATGGAATCAAGTCAGGATATAGCAAATATTGAAGTAAGTAAAAAATCATATATAGGCGTAGTAACTAAAGAAATAATAGCTGAGGTTGTAGAGCTTTGGACTGGGGTACCAGTTAATCAAATAGTTGAAGAAGAAGCAGAAAGATTACTAAACTTAGAAGAAATATTACATGGTAGAGTAGTAGGTCAAGATCAGGCAGTAAAATCTATTTCTAGAGCAATAAGAAGATCTAGAGCAGGCCTTAAGGATCCTAAAAGACCAATAGGTTCATTTTTATTTTTAGGTCCGACTGGTGTAGGAAAAACAGAATTATGTAAAGCATTAGCGGAAGTTCAATTCGGTGATGAAAATCAAATAATAAGAATAGATATGTCTGAATATATGGAAAAACATGCAGTATCTAAATTAATAGGATCACCTCCAGGATATGTAGGATATAATGAGGGTGGCCAATTAACAGAAAAAGTGAGAAGAAATCCTTATTCTGTAGTATTATTTGATGAGATAGAAAAAGCTCATGAGGATGTGTTCAATATTCTATTACAAATATTAGATGATGGTAGATTGACAGATTCAAAAGGTCGTATGGTAGACTTTAAAAATACTATATTAATAATGACATCTAATGTTGGTGCTACTAAAATAAATAAAAATAAAGTATTAGGATTTGGCGCAAATAATGATAAAGACGAAGAGATGAAAAATCAATATGATAAAATGAAAGATAGCATAATGGGTGAGTTAAAGCAAAAATTTAAACCAGAGTTTTTAAATAGGATAGATGATATAATTGTATTCCATCCATTAAAAGAGAATCATATATATGAAATAGTAAAATTAATGACAAGAGAAGTAATTCAAAGATTAAAAAGTTTAAATATAGATTTAGAAATAAGTGAAGAAGCTGTAAAATTAATAGCTCAAGAAGGTCTAGATTTAGAGTATGGAGCAAGACCTTTAAAAAGGGCAATACAGAAAGAATTAGAGGATACATTATCTGAGGCAATATTAAAAGGTGATGTAAAAAAAGGTAGCAATGTTGTTGCTGAAATTGAAGGTAATAAAATAGTATATAAATGTAAAGTGTTATAA
- a CDS encoding elongation factor G has protein sequence MKVYDSNMLRNIAVLGHSGCGKTNLIEAIAYTSNLTNKISRQNDKVNMTYTLGLVPVEYNNYKYNLLDTPGYFDFCGEVISSLTASDAAIIVIDATTDIQVGTERSLELTQDIPKIMFINKIDNEKSRYKDTLEMLRNQYGNKIVPMIIPIYKDKKFIKLHNIFENIDGLDGEFKEEAMSVKEALMELIAETDDEILDKYFSGEELDAQDIQKGLIIGIQRGDIIPVICGSTLNNIGTTEILDTVSKYLEPKFLSKDAIFKGFVFKTVVDPFIGKISYLKITQGEIKKDDEIFNINKSSKEKISNLYTMKNKELLEIDKAKCGDIVIVTKSNSLQTGDTISLNRDDEAMSSIQFPKPQIYFAITPKNKGDEEKVSATLNKIVDEDPTIDWHRNSETKQVLIGGQGELHINIVKDKMKEKFGVDVNLEDLKVAYRETVKGKADVQGKHKKQSGGHGQYGDVKIKFERSKKDFEFTEEIFGGSVPKQYVPAVEKGLKDSMLKGVLAGFPVTNIKATLYDGSYHDVDSSEMAFKMAASLAFKKGMEEAQPVLLEPIMSLKITIPEEYMGDVMGDINKRRGKILGMEPLGKGKQLIYAQAPQAETFKYAIDLRSMTQGRGYFEMEIEKYDEVPYQIAQKIIAQANRNR, from the coding sequence ATGAAAGTTTATGATAGTAATATGTTAAGAAATATAGCAGTACTAGGTCATAGTGGATGTGGAAAGACAAATCTAATAGAAGCAATAGCTTATACTTCAAATCTTACAAATAAAATATCAAGACAAAATGATAAAGTTAACATGACTTATACACTAGGATTAGTACCAGTAGAATATAATAACTACAAATATAATTTATTAGATACTCCTGGATATTTTGATTTCTGTGGTGAAGTTATATCATCTCTTACTGCAAGTGATGCAGCTATAATTGTAATAGATGCTACTACAGATATTCAAGTTGGTACAGAAAGGTCTTTAGAGTTAACACAAGATATTCCTAAGATAATGTTTATAAATAAAATAGATAATGAAAAATCAAGATATAAAGATACATTAGAAATGTTAAGAAATCAATATGGAAATAAAATAGTACCTATGATAATACCTATATACAAGGATAAAAAATTTATTAAGCTACATAATATATTTGAGAATATAGATGGGCTAGATGGTGAGTTCAAAGAAGAAGCTATGAGTGTAAAAGAAGCTCTAATGGAACTTATAGCAGAAACTGATGATGAGATACTAGATAAGTATTTTAGTGGAGAAGAATTAGATGCACAAGATATACAAAAAGGATTGATTATAGGTATACAAAGAGGAGATATAATACCAGTAATCTGTGGTTCCACGTTAAACAATATAGGAACTACAGAAATATTAGATACAGTATCTAAATATTTAGAGCCTAAGTTCTTAAGTAAAGATGCTATATTTAAAGGTTTTGTATTTAAAACAGTGGTAGACCCATTCATTGGTAAAATATCATATCTAAAAATTACTCAAGGTGAAATAAAGAAGGATGATGAGATATTTAATATAAATAAATCAAGTAAAGAAAAAATATCTAATTTATATACTATGAAAAATAAAGAATTATTAGAAATTGATAAGGCTAAGTGCGGAGATATAGTTATAGTAACAAAGTCTAATAGTTTACAAACAGGAGATACTATATCATTAAACAGAGATGATGAAGCTATGTCATCAATTCAATTCCCTAAACCTCAAATATACTTTGCAATAACTCCAAAAAATAAAGGTGATGAAGAAAAAGTAAGTGCTACTTTAAATAAGATAGTAGATGAAGATCCAACTATAGATTGGCATAGAAATTCAGAAACAAAACAGGTTCTTATAGGGGGACAAGGTGAGCTTCACATAAATATTGTAAAAGATAAGATGAAAGAGAAGTTTGGTGTAGATGTTAATTTAGAAGATCTTAAAGTAGCATATAGAGAAACTGTGAAAGGAAAAGCTGATGTTCAAGGAAAACATAAAAAACAATCAGGTGGTCACGGTCAATATGGAGATGTAAAAATAAAATTTGAAAGAAGCAAGAAGGATTTTGAATTTACAGAAGAAATCTTTGGAGGATCTGTACCTAAACAGTATGTACCAGCAGTAGAAAAAGGTTTAAAGGATTCTATGTTAAAAGGAGTGTTAGCAGGATTTCCGGTTACCAATATAAAGGCTACTCTTTATGATGGTTCATATCATGATGTTGACTCATCAGAGATGGCATTTAAAATGGCAGCAAGTTTAGCATTTAAAAAAGGTATGGAAGAAGCACAACCAGTTTTATTAGAGCCTATAATGAGCCTAAAAATAACAATACCTGAAGAGTATATGGGTGATGTTATGGGAGATATAAATAAAAGAAGAGGAAAAATATTAGGTATGGAACCATTAGGAAAAGGAAAACAATTAATATATGCACAGGCACCTCAAGCTGAAACTTTTAAATATGCTATAGATTTAAGATCTATGACTCAAGGCAGAGGATATTTTGAGATGGAAATTGAGAAATATGATGAAGTTCCTTACCAAATAGCACAAAAAATAATAGCACAGGCTAATAGAAATAGATAA
- a CDS encoding proline--tRNA ligase, with translation MKMSKMFMPTLREVPADAEITSHQLMLRAGMIRKMASGVYNQLPMGIRVFNKIQDIIREELNEKGCQEILCSALIPAELWKESGRWDVMGAEMMRLKDRNDRDFCLGPTHEEVFTDLIKQEITSYKQLPLNLYQIQVKYRDERRPRFGVMRTRSFTMKDAYSFDTDEAGLDKSYQDMFDAYTNIFARCGLDNSPVQADTGAIGGSVSAEFMVKSEVGEDEIVFCSGCDYAANMEKAVAVVAEPSTEEMKELKEVHTPGVHTIEELENFFKLSADKFAKTLVYVADGKTVVVVVRGDREVNETKVGNAVGGVVEFELANEEVVKAVTNAEIGFAGPIGIKADYVLIDNEVANARNLIIGANKTEYHIENANYGRDFEGTVGDFRNVTEQDKCTKCGSHFEIARGVEVGHIFKLGTKYSEAMGCNFIDKDGKSKPVVMGCYGIGVERTAAAIIEQHHDENGITWPLAIAPYHVVVVPVNIKKEEHMEVAEKIYNDLQAMGVEVLLDDRDERAGVKFKDSELIGIPMRITVGKDIVDGKVEFKLRKSEEKEVISLDEIKSRVEAEFVKNNVKLG, from the coding sequence ATGAAAATGTCAAAAATGTTTATGCCAACATTAAGAGAAGTACCAGCTGATGCAGAAATAACAAGTCATCAATTAATGTTAAGAGCTGGTATGATAAGAAAGATGGCATCAGGAGTGTATAACCAATTACCTATGGGTATAAGAGTTTTCAATAAAATACAAGATATAATAAGAGAAGAGTTAAATGAAAAAGGATGTCAAGAAATACTTTGTTCAGCTCTTATACCAGCAGAACTTTGGAAAGAGTCTGGTAGATGGGATGTAATGGGAGCAGAAATGATGAGATTAAAAGATAGAAATGATAGAGATTTTTGTCTTGGGCCAACTCATGAAGAAGTATTCACAGATTTAATAAAGCAAGAAATAACTTCTTATAAACAATTACCATTAAACTTATATCAAATACAAGTTAAGTATAGAGATGAAAGAAGACCTAGATTTGGTGTAATGAGAACTAGATCTTTCACAATGAAAGATGCGTATAGTTTTGATACAGATGAGGCAGGATTAGATAAGTCATACCAAGATATGTTTGATGCATATACAAACATATTTGCAAGATGTGGATTAGATAATAGCCCAGTACAAGCAGATACAGGAGCTATAGGTGGTTCGGTTTCAGCTGAGTTCATGGTTAAATCAGAAGTTGGAGAAGATGAAATAGTATTCTGTAGCGGATGTGATTATGCAGCAAACATGGAAAAAGCAGTAGCTGTAGTAGCAGAACCTTCAACTGAAGAAATGAAAGAATTAAAAGAAGTACATACTCCAGGTGTACACACTATAGAAGAATTAGAAAACTTCTTTAAATTATCAGCTGATAAGTTTGCAAAAACTTTAGTATATGTTGCAGATGGAAAAACAGTAGTAGTAGTAGTAAGAGGAGACAGAGAAGTTAACGAAACTAAAGTAGGAAATGCTGTAGGTGGAGTTGTTGAGTTCGAACTTGCTAACGAAGAAGTAGTAAAAGCTGTAACTAATGCAGAAATAGGATTTGCAGGACCAATAGGAATAAAAGCTGACTATGTATTAATAGATAACGAAGTAGCTAATGCTAGAAACTTAATAATAGGAGCTAACAAAACTGAGTACCATATAGAAAATGCTAACTACGGAAGAGACTTCGAAGGAACAGTAGGAGACTTTAGAAACGTAACTGAGCAAGATAAGTGTACTAAGTGTGGAAGTCACTTTGAAATAGCTAGAGGGGTAGAAGTTGGACATATATTCAAGTTAGGGACTAAGTACTCTGAAGCTATGGGATGTAACTTCATAGATAAAGATGGTAAATCTAAGCCAGTAGTAATGGGATGTTACGGAATAGGTGTAGAAAGAACTGCTGCAGCTATAATAGAGCAACATCATGATGAAAATGGTATAACATGGCCTTTAGCAATAGCTCCATATCATGTTGTAGTTGTACCTGTTAACATAAAGAAAGAAGAACATATGGAAGTTGCTGAAAAGATATATAATGACTTACAAGCTATGGGTGTAGAAGTATTATTAGACGACAGAGATGAAAGAGCTGGAGTTAAGTTTAAAGATAGTGAACTTATAGGTATACCAATGAGAATAACTGTTGGTAAAGATATAGTAGATGGAAAAGTAGAATTCAAATTAAGAAAGTCTGAAGAAAAAGAAGTAATATCTTTAGATGAGATAAAATCAAGAGTTGAAGCTGAATTTGTAAAAAATAACGTAAAGTTAGGATAA
- the ispD gene encoding 2-C-methyl-D-erythritol 4-phosphate cytidylyltransferase, whose amino-acid sequence MNGVVIVAAGTGSRMNMGINKQFIKLEGKEIIAYTIEKFYNNSNIEDIVVVVKEDESDFFKKEILDKYNFKNIKIAYGGKERQDSVYNGLKLLDKKCHVVLIHDGARPFVSDKIIDNCIEEAKNHKAVVVGVPVKDTIKVIDKDKYIVDTPNRSVLWAVQTPQTFDYNILIDSYKDAFKNGFYGTDDAMLVERIGYKVKMVEGSYNNIKITTQEDLNIGSQILSVQD is encoded by the coding sequence ATGAATGGTGTTGTCATAGTAGCTGCAGGAACAGGCAGTAGAATGAATATGGGAATTAATAAACAATTTATAAAACTTGAAGGAAAAGAAATTATAGCTTATACAATTGAAAAATTTTATAATAATTCAAATATAGAAGATATAGTGGTTGTTGTAAAAGAAGATGAATCTGATTTCTTTAAAAAAGAGATACTAGATAAATATAATTTTAAAAATATTAAGATTGCTTATGGCGGAAAAGAAAGACAAGACTCTGTATACAATGGATTAAAGTTATTAGATAAAAAATGTCATGTTGTATTAATTCATGATGGAGCTAGACCTTTTGTATCTGATAAAATTATAGATAATTGTATTGAAGAGGCAAAAAATCATAAAGCTGTAGTTGTAGGAGTGCCAGTCAAGGATACTATAAAGGTTATAGATAAGGATAAATATATAGTAGATACACCAAATAGAAGTGTATTATGGGCAGTTCAAACTCCTCAGACATTTGATTATAATATACTTATAGATTCTTATAAAGACGCATTTAAAAATGGATTTTATGGTACTGATGATGCGATGCTAGTAGAGAGAATCGGATATAAGGTTAAAATGGTAGAAGGGTCATACAATAATATAAAAATAACGACGCAAGAAGATTTAAACATTGGAAGTCAAATATTAAGCGTTCAAGATTAA
- the radA gene encoding DNA repair protein RadA, whose amino-acid sequence MAKIKTKYVCQECGYETSKWLGKCPECTKWNTLVEEIEQKGSHKDVFIIDKSSSRPVNINSIETKEEERFSTCINELDRVLGGGIVKGSLVLVGGDPGIGKSTLLIQVSSNVANSGKKVLYISGEESESQIKMRAQRLGINSDNLYIFAENNLSLIEAQLDNIKPELIILDSIQTVYSPEISSAPGTVSQIKEGTSKFMRISKKMGISTFVVGHVTKEGSLAGPKLLEHMVDTVLYFEGERYNTYRLVRAVKNRFGSTNELGVFEMRDLGLVELENPSKILISEKPKDVAGSVIISTVEGTRPMLLEMQALVSPTSYGIPKRTATGVDYNRVGMLLAVLEKRVGLQIQNQDVYLNIVGGIKINEPSIDLGIVIAIASSFRNVAVDETIAVAGEVGLTGEVRAVNFIEKRIAECKKLGFTKMVIPRNNYEVVKDTKGIEIWPVDNLRQAINIVLGGNK is encoded by the coding sequence ATGGCAAAGATAAAAACGAAATATGTATGCCAAGAGTGCGGATACGAAACATCTAAATGGTTAGGTAAGTGTCCAGAGTGTACAAAATGGAATACATTAGTAGAAGAAATAGAACAAAAAGGGTCACATAAAGATGTATTTATTATAGATAAATCTTCATCGAGACCTGTAAATATAAATTCTATAGAAACAAAAGAAGAAGAAAGATTTTCAACATGTATAAATGAGTTAGATAGAGTGCTTGGAGGAGGAATAGTAAAAGGGTCTTTGGTATTAGTAGGAGGGGATCCAGGAATAGGAAAATCAACGCTTTTAATTCAAGTATCAAGTAATGTTGCAAACTCAGGGAAAAAAGTATTATATATATCAGGAGAAGAATCTGAATCTCAAATAAAAATGAGGGCTCAAAGATTAGGAATTAATTCTGATAATTTATATATTTTTGCAGAAAATAATTTAAGCTTAATAGAAGCTCAGTTAGATAATATAAAGCCTGAACTTATAATTCTTGATTCTATTCAAACTGTATATAGTCCAGAAATATCATCAGCACCAGGAACAGTTAGCCAAATAAAAGAAGGAACTTCTAAATTTATGAGAATATCCAAAAAAATGGGTATATCAACCTTTGTAGTTGGACATGTAACAAAAGAAGGATCTCTAGCTGGACCTAAATTATTAGAGCATATGGTTGATACCGTACTGTATTTTGAAGGAGAAAGATATAACACTTATAGATTAGTTAGAGCTGTTAAGAATAGATTTGGTTCAACTAATGAATTAGGAGTGTTTGAGATGAGAGATTTAGGTTTAGTAGAGCTTGAAAATCCTTCAAAAATACTTATATCAGAAAAACCAAAGGATGTAGCAGGTTCAGTTATAATATCTACAGTAGAAGGTACAAGACCGATGTTACTTGAAATGCAGGCTTTAGTATCACCAACAAGTTATGGTATACCAAAAAGAACGGCTACAGGTGTTGATTATAATAGAGTGGGTATGTTATTGGCTGTTTTAGAGAAAAGAGTAGGACTTCAAATCCAAAATCAAGATGTATACCTTAATATAGTAGGAGGGATAAAAATAAATGAACCTTCAATTGATTTAGGCATAGTAATAGCTATTGCATCCAGTTTCAGAAATGTTGCAGTTGATGAAACAATAGCAGTAGCAGGAGAAGTTGGACTTACGGGAGAAGTAAGAGCAGTAAACTTTATAGAAAAAAGAATAGCAGAGTGTAAAAAACTTGGCTTTACTAAAATGGTTATACCAAGAAATAATTATGAAGTGGTCAAAGATACTAAAGGTATAGAAATTTGGCCTGTAGATAATCTAAGACAAGCAATAAATATAGTATTAGGGGGGAATAAATAA
- the disA gene encoding DNA integrity scanning diadenylate cyclase DisA, with the protein MEDFLSNKTLIHALKMISPGSPLRQGLDNILKAKTGGLIVLATGEEIMEVVDGGFCINAEYSPAYIYELAKMDGAIVLSSDTKKILFANAQLMPDYSIPTSETGTRHRTAERVARQTGAIVIAISQRRNIITVYRGDKKYALEDISKILTKANQALQTLEKYKSVLDEAIINLNALEFNDLVTIYDVAIVIQKIEMVMRITNIIEKYVIELGQEGTLVKMQLEELMGTTKMDQKLIFKDYSKRNVEMSEFKKKIKTLSSEDLLDLTNMAKLLGHSGFSENMDMTIKSRGYRILSKIHRLPSAIIENLVNYFDNFQEILNASIEELDDVEGIGEIRATYIKNGLIKMKQLVLLDRHI; encoded by the coding sequence ATGGAGGATTTCCTAAGTAATAAAACTCTTATACATGCATTAAAAATGATATCACCTGGAAGTCCGCTAAGACAAGGCTTAGATAATATATTGAAAGCTAAAACAGGAGGGCTTATAGTACTGGCAACAGGTGAAGAAATAATGGAAGTAGTAGATGGAGGATTTTGTATAAATGCAGAATACTCACCAGCATATATATATGAATTAGCTAAAATGGATGGCGCTATAGTTTTAAGTAGTGATACAAAGAAAATTCTTTTTGCTAATGCTCAACTTATGCCTGATTATTCAATACCAACATCAGAAACTGGGACTAGACATAGAACTGCAGAAAGAGTTGCTAGACAAACAGGGGCGATAGTTATTGCTATATCTCAAAGAAGAAACATAATCACAGTATATAGAGGAGATAAAAAATATGCGTTAGAAGATATATCTAAGATACTTACTAAGGCAAATCAGGCATTACAGACTCTTGAAAAATATAAATCTGTGTTGGATGAGGCTATAATAAACTTAAATGCTTTAGAGTTTAATGATTTAGTAACAATATATGATGTAGCGATAGTTATACAAAAAATAGAAATGGTAATGAGAATAACAAATATAATTGAAAAATATGTAATTGAGCTTGGCCAAGAAGGAACGCTAGTAAAAATGCAGTTAGAAGAGTTAATGGGGACAACGAAGATGGATCAAAAGCTTATTTTTAAGGATTACAGTAAAAGGAATGTAGAAATGTCAGAATTTAAGAAAAAGATTAAAACTCTTTCATCTGAAGATTTATTAGATTTAACTAATATGGCTAAATTATTAGGGCATAGTGGTTTTTCGGAAAATATGGACATGACTATAAAATCTAGAGGATATAGAATACTTAGTAAAATACATAGACTACCATCAGCTATAATAGAAAATTTAGTAAATTATTTTGATAATTTTCAAGAAATATTAAATGCGTCAATAGAAGAATTAGATGACGTTGAAGGAATAGGAGAAATAAGGGCAACTTATATTAAAAATGGACTTATAAAAATGAAACAGTTAGTTTTATTAGATAGGCATATATAA
- the ispF gene encoding 2-C-methyl-D-erythritol 2,4-cyclodiphosphate synthase, translating into MRVGLGYDVHKLVEGRKLIIGGIDVPHEKGLLGHSDADVLIHAVMDSILGALALGDIGKHFPDTDEKYKGADSMKLLEFVYNLINEKGYGIGNIDCTIIAQSPKMAPHIQNMRENIAKVLNTSIENINVKATTEEGLGFTGAKEGIAAQSICLLVKVDK; encoded by the coding sequence ATGAGAGTAGGATTAGGATATGACGTACATAAATTAGTAGAAGGAAGAAAGTTAATAATAGGAGGGATCGATGTTCCACATGAAAAAGGATTATTAGGTCATTCCGATGCAGATGTATTAATACATGCTGTAATGGATTCTATATTAGGTGCATTGGCTTTAGGTGATATAGGTAAGCATTTCCCAGATACAGATGAGAAGTATAAAGGTGCAGATAGTATGAAACTATTAGAGTTTGTATATAATTTAATTAATGAAAAAGGATATGGTATAGGTAATATAGATTGTACTATAATAGCCCAAAGTCCTAAAATGGCTCCTCATATACAAAATATGAGAGAAAATATTGCTAAAGTCTTAAATACTTCAATAGAGAATATAAATGTAAAAGCAACAACAGAAGAAGGACTTGGATTTACTGGAGCAAAAGAAGGTATAGCAGCTCAAAGTATTTGTTTATTAGTTAAAGTTGACAAGTAA
- a CDS encoding PIN/TRAM domain-containing protein, producing MIQKLVRAMIGIFGFVLGFTIYSSLANTFPVLLFGIGKSIVLISTVIGLIIGIVFYIIGPWLIDKFKYIAKLMDKEISKYPQTDILLGAIGLIIGLVIAYLLGGLINSIPVVGGILTFITYGFMGYLGIKIALKSKDDLFNISKLSRLAPSMKEKNAKKEVNGIPPKVLDTSVIIDGRIADICKTGFIEGKLIIPKFVLDELQHIADSSDDLKRVRGRRGLDILNIIQKELDIEVEISEAKFDDIPEVDSKLLKLAQVLGGKVVTNDYNLNKVAQVQGVEVLNINELANAIKPVAIPGEEMIVQVVKEGKEHSQGIAYLDDGTMIVVDGGKKHMGETIRVLVTSVLQTPAGRMIFGKPKN from the coding sequence TTGATACAAAAATTAGTAAGAGCGATGATAGGTATATTTGGTTTTGTTTTAGGATTTACCATATATTCATCATTAGCGAATACATTTCCAGTACTTTTATTTGGAATAGGAAAGAGTATTGTGTTGATATCAACAGTAATAGGTTTAATTATAGGAATTGTATTCTATATAATAGGACCTTGGCTGATAGACAAATTTAAATATATAGCTAAACTTATGGATAAGGAAATATCGAAATATCCTCAGACGGATATATTATTAGGAGCTATAGGACTTATAATAGGATTAGTCATAGCGTACTTATTAGGAGGTTTAATAAATTCAATACCTGTAGTAGGAGGAATTTTAACCTTTATTACATATGGATTCATGGGGTACTTAGGTATAAAAATAGCTTTAAAGAGCAAAGATGATTTATTTAATATAAGTAAACTATCTAGATTGGCACCATCAATGAAAGAAAAGAATGCTAAAAAAGAAGTAAATGGTATTCCACCAAAAGTATTAGATACTAGTGTTATAATAGATGGGAGAATAGCAGATATATGTAAAACAGGCTTTATAGAAGGAAAGCTTATAATACCTAAGTTTGTACTTGATGAATTACAACATATAGCTGATTCTTCAGATGACTTAAAAAGGGTTAGAGGAAGAAGAGGTCTTGATATATTAAATATAATTCAAAAGGAATTAGATATAGAAGTTGAAATAAGTGAAGCTAAATTTGATGATATTCCTGAAGTTGATAGCAAGTTATTAAAATTAGCTCAGGTTTTAGGTGGCAAGGTAGTTACTAATGACTATAATTTAAATAAAGTAGCTCAAGTCCAAGGAGTTGAAGTGTTAAATATAAATGAACTTGCTAATGCTATAAAACCAGTTGCAATACCTGGAGAAGAAATGATTGTTCAGGTTGTTAAAGAGGGTAAAGAACATAGTCAAGGTATAGCTTACCTAGATGATGGAACTATGATAGTTGTAGATGGAGGTAAAAAGCATATGGGTGAAACTATAAGAGTACTAGTTACATCAGTGTTACAAACTCCAGCAGGACGAATGATATTTGGAAAACCAAAAAACTAA